The sequence CATCAGCGTACTCCTGCGTAATAGTCGACGCGTTTTTCAATGCTTTCGATCAGGGCCGACAATCCCATCGCCGCCGCGAAGAGGATGATGGTGAGGGCCCAGAAATTCTCCATGTCGAAATTGCGCGAGTAGAGCTCGAACAATTCGCCATAGCCGATGATGGCCACCAGCAACTGGCCGATCACCACACCCTTGACGCCGCGCACCACGCCGAGACGGATGCCGGCAAGGATTTCCGGCAGCGCCGCCAGCAGGATGATCTTGCTGTAGAGCGCGAAGCGGGAGGCGCCGTAGCTGCGGCCCATTTCCAGCAGCGAATTGGGCACGCTCTGAATGCCGGCGCGCGTGTCGAGCACGATGATCCACACCGCGAAGAGGAACACCGTCACCACGACCGTGGTCTCGCCCATACCGAACAGGATCATCAGCACCGGCACCAGCGCCGAGAGCGGGGCGGAGACGAAGATATTGACCCAGATTCCCAGAAGGTTGTCGGCCGTGGTCGAACGCCCCATCAGCACGCCGATGGCAATGCCGACCACGATGGCGAAGAACATGCCGAGCAGGAAGCTGTTCAGCGTGGTCAGCGCCGCCGCCTGCCAGGTTCCCGTCTGCACCAGCGCCACGGCGGCGACCAGCACGTCGGAAAGCGGGGGAATGAGGAACATCGCGCCGGAACGCCCGACGATCTCCCAGATGACGCACCACACCAGCAGCGACGCCATCATCGGCACGCGAAATCCAAACAAGGTCATCGCGCCCTCCCCTAGTCGACGTAGCGCTTCAGGCCCTGCCAGATTTCCTCGACCGTATCGAGGTAGCCCTGGTCACGGCGGATGGCGTCCGGCGTTGCGGAACGGTCGATCTCCGGCTCAATGATCTGCGCGATCCGGCCGGGGCGCCGCGAGAGAATGACGATGCGGTCCGAGCAATAGACCGCCTCTTCGATCGAGTGCGTGACGAAGATGAAGGTCTTCTTCTCCTTCTCGACCAGTTCCAGCAAATCCTCCTGGAACTTGCGGCGGTTCTGTTCGTCCACCGCCGAGAACGGTTCGTCGAGGAGGAGAACATCGGCGTTCACCGCGAAGGCGCGGGCAAGGCCGACGCGCTGGCGCATGCCGCCGGACAGTTCGTGCGGGTATTTGTTCTCGAACCCCGCCAGCCCCACTTCGGCGATGTACTTGGCGGCAATCGCCTGGCGCTCGTCCTTGCCCATGCCCTTGAGTTCAAGGCCGAAGGCGACGTTGCGCATCACCGTTGCCCACGGCATCAGCGCGAAGTCCTGGAACACGAAGGCGCGTTCCGGGCCCGGGCCGGTGACGGTCTTGCCGTTCACCCGGATTTCGCCCGACGTGGCGGGGATCAGGCCGGCGATGATCTTGAGCAGCGTGGTCTTGCCGCAGCCCGACGGCCCGAGCAGCGTGGTCAGCTTGCCCGCGGGGAAGTCGAGGTCAATGCTCCGCAGGGCCTCCACCTCATTGTACATCTTGCAGACGCCGCGCACTTCGACCGCGACATCCGAACCGGCGGGACGGGAGGCAGCGCTCGCCGCCTGGGCGGTGATGTTGCGCATGGTCAGGACCTCTTCTTCTCGGGACGCAGCACGCGAAGCTCGAAAGCCTCAAGCGCGGCGAGCGTCAGGGTGGACACAAGGATGATGGAGACCACGGCCGCATACATCTCGGCATAATTGGCCACCGAGCGGTGATAGGTGATGAGGTCGCCGATCCCCGTCGGGGTGATGAGAAGCTCCGCCAGGATCACGCCGATAAAGCCGGCGGCGAGGCCGAGGCGCAGGCCGGCGAAGATCACCGGGCTGGCATCGGGGATGATGATCTTGGTGATGCGCTGCCACAGATTGCCCTGGAACGAGTAGCACATGGCGACCAGCGAGGGGTTGGCGTTGCGCACCGCCTTGTAGCCATTGAGCACGATCACCGGCAAAGCCAGCATGATCACCGCCAGGGTCTTCGACACCAGGCCGATGCCGTAGACGAAAGTGATCAGCGGGATCAGCGCCGCCATCGGCGCGGCCTGAAGCACGATGAACACCGGCGCCACCAGCCATTCCGCAAAGCGCGACAGGCCCATGACGATGCCGAGGCCAATGCCGATGACGGCGGAAACGGCAATGCCGATCACCAGCGGCTGCAACGTCTCGGCATAGGCCGCGGCGAAGGAGCCGTCGAGCGTCATCGTCACGAAGGCGTTCAGCGTCTCCAGAAAGGTCGGGAAGGCGAAGCTGATCGGGATACGCCCGGCGATTTCCCAGATGAGGAAGAAAAGCCCGACCGACGCCAGGCGCCAGAGAGCGGTGCGGTGCTCCGAGAGCTTCCTCCAGAAGAAGGAAGCCTCGGAGGGAGGAACGGCTCGCGAGGAGCCGTTCGCCTGGACCGGATAGGTCATCCCGCCGGCCTCAGTTCGTGCCGACCTTGGCGAGCGCGCGGTTCAGCGGCTCGAGCGCCCAGAAATCCTCGACCTTCAGGGTCTTGGGGTCGCCCTGAAGCTGGCCCGAGAGCGTGTAGAAGGCAAAATCGTCCTTGGCCGCCGCCTCGCCGCCGCCATTGAGCGGGAACGCCTTACCCTCGGCAAGCTCGGTGAAGTAGGGGGTGATCTCCGCCACCTGATCGGCCGGGAGATCCGGCAGCAGCTTGTACTTGGCGCGCCACTCGGCGACGACCGCCGGGTTCTTGGTCACTTCGCGCCAGGTGGTCAGCACCGACTCGACGATGATGTCCACGTCCTTGGGATTCTTGTCGAGGAAGTCCTGGCGGGCGAACAGCGCCTCATCCGTGGCGTTGATGCCGTCGAGCGGCAGGATGATGAACTTGCCCGGCGCCTTTTCCTGCAGCAGCCGGCGGCCGGCCGAATCCACGATCGTCGCCTTGACGTTGCCCTGCAGCAGTGCGCCGGTGCGCACTTCCGAGCCGGGGATGTAGCTGATCTTGGAGAACTTGATGCCCTGCTTCTCCTCCATCAGCTTCATGATGGCCTCGGTGCCGGAACCGCGCGAATGCACGGCGACTTCCTGGCCGTTGAGGTCCTTCCAGGTCTTGTAGAACTCGGCGTTCACAGCCGGATAGAAGCGCAGGGTGGAGAGCTGCAGGAAGATGCGCACCGGCACCTTCACCTTCTGCATCAGCGCATAGGGACCGCCGACGCCGATATCCGCCTGCCCGCTCACCACCGCCTGGGCGGCGATGTCCTCGGACTTCAGATAGGTCATCTCGATGTCGACGCCGCGCTCCTTGGCGAGCTCGAAGGCGGCGAGCAGGTGCAGGTTCTCGACCGAGGCAATGTCGCCATAGGCGACGCGGACCTTCGCCTCCGCCTGCGAGGGCGCGGACAGGGCAAGGCCGATACCGACCGCGACCGCCACGCCGGAAAGATCGCGCAGTTTTCTGGTGATTTCCTTGAGCATTTTCAGTCTCCCATGAGAGCCGAGCGGTTCAATCCGCCGCTTGCCCGACCCGCGAGGTCGGATACCAATTTCATTTTGGTTTATATTGGCTGATGTGACCGGTCAAGGCCGGATCGGCTTGACCACACGACTTGATGGCGCCATAGAATGAACCAATTCGCAATTTGGTTGATCCGACTCCCATGCTTAATCCTGCCGCGGACACCCACCTCGAAAAAGGTATCGTCACGCAACTGCGCGCCTATCTCGCCCAGATCGAGCTGCCGGATGATGGCCGCCTGCCGCCCGAGCGCGAGTTGTCAACCGCGCTGGGTGTCTCGCGGACCGAACTGCGCAAGGCGCTCGACGTGCTGGAGGCGGAAGGCCAGCTCTGGCGCCATGTCGGCAAGGGCACCTTCATGGGCAGCCGGCCGCTGGACACCTTCGCCGACATCGCGGCCCTGGCGCGGCGCAGCAATCCGGCCGAGGTGATGCGGGCGCGCATCGTGATGGAACCGGAGATCTGCCGTGCCGCCGCCTTTACCGCGACCCCGGAAGACATCGCGGAAATGCGCATGTGCCTGGCGCGCTCGCGTCAGGCGGAAACCTGGCGCCAGTATGAGGCTTGGGACACGCGCCTGCACCGCACCATCGCCGAAGCGTCGCAGAACACGCTGCTTCTCGGCCTGTTCGACACGCTGAACGCGGTCCGCCGCGCGGTGACATGGGGCCGGCTGCGCACCGAGCCGGTGAAGCCCCTGCCCAACCATCACAGCTTCGCCGAGCATGAGGCGATCGTCGACGCCATCGAGCAGCGCGACATCGCCGCCGCCGCCTCCTGCATGCGCGGGCATCTGCAGACCGTCGAGCGCAAGCTTCTCGACCGGCAGTGAGGCCGAACCGTCGCAGCGGGCTTGATAAAACAACGGCGTCGACATTGGATGTGCTGTCGGCGCCGGGCCGGCGGCCAAGAGCATAGAGGCATCCGACCGTGTGGAACGGCGCAAGGGCGAGACGGACCGCCGCATCCGCCTGCCGGCAGAAGATCGCCCCGTGAGCAGCGCACGCCGGCCAGCGGCGCTTGCCGCCCGCTGGTGGCGACTGCGTTGGCGTGACCGGGCGCTACTGGCGGAAGCGCTGGTGGTGATCAGCCTCGCCCGGCTGGCGCTTGTCACCCTGCCCTTCCGCCATGTGGTTCGTCTTGCGGCCGCACGACCGACGACACCGCGTGCCGACGATACACCCGCGCACATCATCGGCCGCACCCGCTGGGCCGTCCGCGCCGTGGCGCGCCGTGTGCCGTTCCGGGCCATGTGCCTTGAGCAGGGCCTCACCGCGCGGGTGCTGCTGCGGCGGCGCGGCGTGGCGACGACACTTCATTATGGCGTCGCGAAAGACAGGGAAGGCCGGCTGGCGGCGCATTTATGGGTGCGCGCGGGCGCCCTTGACGTGATCGGCACCGAGAATGCCGACCAGTTCACCCTTGTCGCCACCTTTCCCCCAGCTGAGCGGGCCGGCGACATGTTCGGCGACGGCCACGCGCACTGACCGCCACGCGACCGGTCAGTCCAGCGTCTGCCGGAAGCGCGTGACGGCAATGACCATCGCCACGATCATGATCGCGCTCAGCCCCAGAATGCTCTGCGCCAGGTCGGCCGAGGTTGCCCCCTTCAGCAGAATGCCCCGCACGACACGCAGATAGTGGGTCAGCGGCAGCGCCTCGGCGATCCATTGCGCCCATGTCGGCATGCCGGCGAAGGGAAACATGAAGCCGGACAGCAGGATGTTGGGCAGGAAATACATGAAGGTCATCTGCACCGCTTGCAGCTGGTTCTGCGCCAGGGTGGAGAAGGTGTAACCAATCGCCAGGTTGGTGAGGATGAACAGGCCGGTCAGGACGATGAGGAGGACGAGATTGCCCACGACCGGCACCTGGAACTGCACCACCGCCGCGCCAAGGATCATCGCCGCCTGCAGCGCCCCGACCATGACATAGGGAGCGATCTTGCCCACCATGATCTCCACCGGCCGGATGGGCATGGCGAGCAGAGTCTCCATGGTCCCGCGCTCCACCTCCCGCGTCACGGAGAGCGCGGTGAAAATGAGCATGGTCATGGTGAGGATCGTGCCGAGCAGGCCCGGAACGATGTTCAGCTGGGTGACGGCGGCGGGGTTGTAGCGGGGATGGGTGCGGAACTCGAAGGGAGGCGGGGCGGTCTCCAGCCCGCTGCCCTCGGGCGCGTCGTCAAGGTTGAAACGTTCGCGGCGGACCGAGGTTTCCACCAGACGCCCCAGTGCCGCGAGCGCGCTTGTCGAGGCGACAGGATCGGTCGCGTCGGCCGACACGAGCAGCGCCGGGCTCTCTCCGCGCCGCACCGCGCGCTCGAAGCCGGCGGGAATCTCCACCACGAACAGGACCTGCCCCGAGCGCAGCAAGTGCTCGGCCTCCGCCTCGTTCAAGGGATGGTGGGTGATGGCGAAATACTGGGTGTTCTCGATCGCCGCGAGGATGGCGCGGGTCAGCGCCGATTGGTCATAGGCGAGCACGGCGGTCGGCAAATGGCGCGGCGTGGTATTGATGGCATAGCCGAACAAGATCAGCTGCAGGAGAGGGATCGACACCATCGCGGCGAAGGAGACGCGGTCGCGCAGCAGCTGGATGAATTCCTTGCGCATCATCGCGCCCATGCGGCGCAGGGAACCGGCCGCGCCTCTCACCGGACCTTGCCCTTCGAGCGGTTGATCAGGTCGATGAACACATCCTCAAGGCTTGGGCTGTCAGCGCGCCAGACGAGATCGTCCCGGCCACGGAGACCGGCGATGGCGCGCTCCAGCGCCTCCCGGTCGCGCCCGCCCACATGCACGCTCGTGCCGAATGGAGCGACCAGCTCGAAAGCCGGCACCGCCATCAATTCGCGCGCCAGCGCCGCAGGATCGGGACCGGTGACACGCCACATGTGGAGGGCCGAGTCGGCGACCACCTGCTCCACGCTGCCCTGCGCCAGCAATTCTCCATAGGCGATATAGGCGATCTCGTGGCAGCGCTCGGCCTCGTCCATGTAATGGGTGGAGACGAGCACCGTGACACCTTCCGCTGCCAAATCGTGAATCTGCGCCCAGAACTCGCGCCGGGCCTTGGGATCGACGCCGGCGGTCGGCTCATCCAGCAAGAGCAACTGGGGCCGGGGCAGGATGCACGCACCAAGAGCGAGACGCTGCTTCCAGCCGCCGGAGAGGCTCCCGGCCAGTTGCCGCTCGCGCCCCTGCAGTCCGAGCGCGGCGATGGCCTCTTCCGCCGCCGTCTCGGCATCGGGCACGCCATAGATTCGGGCAACGAATTCAAGGTTCTCCCGCACGGAGAGATCCGCATAGAGACTGAATCTCTGCGTCATGTAGCCGACATGGCGACGGATTCGGCGGCCTTCGGTGAGGATGTCCATGCCGAGGCAGGTGCCCTGCCCCTCATCCGGCGTCAGCAGCCCGCAGAGCATGCGAATGGTGGTGGTCTTGCCGGAACCGTTGGGCCCGAGAAAGCCATAGATCTGGCCGCGCCGGACCCGCATCGAAAGATCGTGCACGACGCGGTGGCCGCCAAAACTCTTGCTGAGGCCGTGCACGTCGATGGCGTAGTCGTTCTCGCCCTCCGCGGCCAGGGGCACTTCCGCCTGCTCCCCCTCCGCCCGCGCGCTCATGGCGCGATCTCGACGGTGACCGGCTGCCCGGGGCGCAGCTTGGAAGGGTCCCGCGGCTTGGCTTCCAGCAGGAACACCAGCTTGGAGCGCTCATCGAGACTGTAAATCACCGGCGGCGTGTATTCCGCGCTGCTGGCGATGAAACTGACGGTGGCGTCGATCGGCTCGGCACAACCATCGCAACTCACCGTCACCGCGCGGCCCATGTGAAACTGCGCAAGGGCCGGTTCCGGCACGAAGAACCGGACCTTGATCAGATCGGGCGGCAGGATCGACACCACGGGCCGGCCCGCCGGCACCAGCTCGCCCACGCGAAAATACACCGTCTCCAACGTGCCGCTCACGGGTGCGGACATGCGTCGCCGGTCCAGCCGCACCTGCGCCACCGCCAGGGAGGCGCGGGCCGCATCCACCGCCTTTTCGGCGGCGGCGATTTCCTCGTCGCGGCCGGCGAGCTTCGCGGCCTCGATCTGGCGGCGCACTTCGTCCAGCGACGCCTCGTTCTGGTTGAAGGTCTGCTGCGCGGTGTCCAGCGCCGCCTTGGAAGAAACCTGCTTGGACTGCAGATCTTTCTGGCGCTCCAGTTCAAGGCGGGAAAGTTCGAGCGCGGCGGCGGCCCGCCTCTCGCCGGCCTCAAGCACGGCCACTTCTTCGGGCCGCTGGGTCGACGCTTTGATGTTGGCGAGCTGGGAAAGCGCCTGCCCCAGGCTCGCTTCCGCCGCCTTCACATTCGCCTGTTGAATGTCGGCATCAACGGTGAAAAGCGGCATTCCCGTGGTGACCACGTCGCCTTCATCCACGCTCAGCTCAACGATGCGGCCCGCCTCGTCCGGCCCGACAAAGATGAAATCGGCCTCCGCATAGCCCTGATACCCGCCGGGCCGGGAGACGACGAACAGGGCGGCGAGTGAAAACAGGACGAGGGTAAGAATGAGGACGACGACATTGGTGGGTAGGCGGAAAGGCAGCGTCATCCTACCCCCAGTGGCGAGGCTCACGAGATCCCGTCTCGCGGTCAGTCCGGCGCTCCCCCGCCCGGCCGGCGGTGACCGGAAAGTATCCGGCCGCGACATCTTGTGCGAACACGCCGAGATAGGGAGCTTCATCATACGATCATTTTCCCTACCCGATTTCCAGCGGCACCCGCAGCTTTATCCTTCCGCTATCGCGATTCAGCCAAAAAAAGTCACTGATCGGCTGCCATCGTTCCGGTGTAAGAACAGCCGCTCCCGGGACTTGGCCCGGGAAATGCTTTGTAGTTGATCCTTATGCATCGCCGGGGGGCGAAGGATGTCATCAGTTGCGGTTTTTCTGCCGGGTCTGTTTGCCGGCTCGTGGATCTGGTCCGCCCAGATCGAAATAATGAGAGAAAAAGGGTACGAGCCTATCGTATTCGACGACCCCTTCGTCAAATTCGGAAAGAACAACAATACAGTCCCTAGCCTCATAAGATTCGTTAAGGACGCCCTACACCAATACCGATCGCAGGAAATAGTGGTATTCGGAAACTCGATGGGCGGGTACATCGGGCTAGCTTTGGCCAGCGACCCGGCCTTCAATGTAAGACAGGCCTTTGTCAGCGGCTGCCCCGGAGCGGGAGAGAACGTGACGCTTGGCCTCGGCGTCAGCCGGATCCTGTCGCTGGATTATGCTCACAAAATATCCCGTGAACTCTTTCACGACCCTTCACGCGTCGACCCGCAGATGGTCGAGACCACTTTTCGCGCGATCGCGAATCGGCAGTGCTTCATGATGGGCATCTCCATCCTGCGGTCGCTGCAGAAGATCGACGTACGCGAGTTCATCGGCGGGGTGGCGGTGGATACTCACCTGATCTGGGGTCTGCACGACCGGGTGACGCCCATCGACCCCTGGCGGGAATTGGCGCTGACCAATCCCTTCCTGCATCTGCACGCCATCGCCGACGCCGGGCACTGCCCGATGATCGAGACGCCGGCCGCTTTCAATGCCGTGCTAGAGCGCACGCTTCGCAAGGAGCGGCCGGCTCGGCCGTCGATGACGTCGGAAGCGCAGCCGACTCCGTGACGGGTCGCCACGCTCCCTTGGGATCAACCTGTGAACGCGACTTCCTGCTTCTCGAAGCGCTGTGAGCCGAAATCCTGATAATGCGTGCAGTAATACTGCCGGGCGATTTCGGCGACGAGGCGGGCGCGGCTGACATGCGAGCCGGGGATCGTCTTGTCGATCCAACTGTCCGGCACGGTGAGAACCATGCCCGTCTCCAGCCGACACAGAATCGCCCGCAACTCCTCGCCAGCCATCTCGCGCGCCCCCTCAAAGCCTGTTCGCCTTGGCTATAGGCTGGGGCGCCGGGTGAAATCCAGCCCTTCATTTCGAGCGGGCCCAGGGCCCGTCTTCCTTTCCCGGCGGGGAGCGATCCGAGACGGTTGCGGGTTCCATGCGGGCGCCAGGACTCCTGAAGGGTGCGACGCGATTCGTCGCGATAGCCGAAGGGCAAACCCGCGCGGGTCAAAACAGAAGCGCTGTTGCCTTAGGGCCACAACGCGCAGAGAGACATGGAAGGCATTGTAAAAAAATACTTTTTAGATCACCGCACGCGAGAAAACGCGGCCTGCAACCTGCGACAGAGAGAAAGACCCTGCCTTCATTCGCGTCACTTTCCCAACGGTAGTTTTCTACAGAGCGATCTGTGTTATGAGGTGCTAGGGTTTGGCGGTGGCACTCTGTGTCTTCGAAACTCAAGGGGCTCTGATGCGAATTGTGTTGTCGATGGCGGCTGTGGCTGCTCTTTCGTTCGGCGCGGCCGGTGCCGCTGCCGCCCAGGATGCGTGCCAGACCGCTGGCCGGTTGGCCTCGGCTGCCGGCTCGGTCATGATCGACAAGGGCAACGGCTTTACGCCGGGCGTGATCGGTACGTCGCTGAAGACGGGCGACAAGGTCTCCGTGCGCGGCCAGGGCAATGCCGTCGTCGATTTCGGCGACAACCGGACGGTCACCATTCCCAGCTCCACCACCGAAACACTGCGCGCTCCCGGCTGCGGCTTCGGCGTGACCAATTCGGGCGGGAACCCGGGCCTCGCTATTGGCGGCATGCTGGCGGCCGGCGGTGGCCTCGCCGCGGCGCTCTCCACCATCGACAACGGCGGCAGCAGCGTCATCATCATTCCCGTCAGCCCCTGAGCCTGAAACGCTGACCTCGGCGGCTTGGGTGCATCTCAGTGCGCCCACCTATTTCCCCGCATGCATGAGTCGCGGCGCGCTCGTTGCTGGGATGGCCGCCTCTATCCCCGAGGTGAAAATCACCTCCGCTCGGACAGATCGCCAAGCGCCGCATCTCGCCCCAGCCGGCTTGGCTTGACCGGCCGCCTCGTCCGAAGGAGCATGGCCTGCTCCGACCGCGCCACGACACAACAAGACGGCGGAGCGGGAGGATCGCATGCCTGCTCGCACGAGCGCGGCTATCGCCGCCGGCCTTGTTCTGCTGATCAGCACAGCCTTGGCCGACCCCTCGGGTGATCCCTCCGCGGCCAGTTCCACCGATGGCCTGTACAGCGACGCCCAGGGCAACCCCACCTACCAGATCGGCAAGGATGGAACGGTCGACTGGTATACGTCGATCGGCTACCTCCGTTACACCGCCAACTGCCTGCAGTGCCATGGCCCGGACGGCCTTGGCTCCAGCTTCGCCCCCTCGCTGACCGACGCGCTGCAGTCCCTGAACTACAGCCAGTTCATCGACACCGTCACCAACGGCAAGCAGAATGTGAGCGCGAGCCAGGATCTGGTGATGCCGGCCTTCGGCACCAATCCGAATGTGATGTGCTTCATCGACGCCATTTTCGTCTATCTCCGCGCCCGGTCGGATGGCGCCCTCGGGCGGGGCCAGCCGGCGAACAGCGCGCCGCGGCCGGCCGGCTACACCGCCCGCGAGGATGCATGCCTCGGCTAGGCGTTCTTACGGTAGCGTGATGCCTAGGTCTGCCCGATGCTAGTCTGCGTCGCATTCGCCGTGAGGGTCCGATTCGAACGGACCTGTGAGGCGAGGCTGCCTTTATCCGCGTCGCCAGCCCGGCGGGTCGTGGGATGGCATTCTGTCCTCCGTCGCCCGAGAGCCCCCGATGACCGCCGACCGCCCCGCTTCCCACCTTTTCTACCAAAGCCGCCTGCGCCGGCCGCTGCTGGCCCATGGCGAGGGCGTCTATCTCTGGGACAGCGCGGGCAAACGCTATCTCGACGGCTCAAGCGGCGCGATGGTCTCCAATATCGGCCATTCCAACCCCGCCGTGCTCGATGCCATGCGCCGGCAGATGGAGCTTTCCACCTTCGGCTATCGGCTGCATTTCGAAAACGAGCCCGCCGAGCGGCTCGCCACCCGCATT comes from Ancylobacter polymorphus and encodes:
- a CDS encoding ABC transporter permease, with amino-acid sequence MTLFGFRVPMMASLLVWCVIWEIVGRSGAMFLIPPLSDVLVAAVALVQTGTWQAAALTTLNSFLLGMFFAIVVGIAIGVLMGRSTTADNLLGIWVNIFVSAPLSALVPVLMILFGMGETTVVVTVFLFAVWIIVLDTRAGIQSVPNSLLEMGRSYGASRFALYSKIILLAALPEILAGIRLGVVRGVKGVVIGQLLVAIIGYGELFELYSRNFDMENFWALTIILFAAAMGLSALIESIEKRVDYYAGVR
- a CDS encoding ABC transporter ATP-binding protein, producing the protein MRNITAQAASAASRPAGSDVAVEVRGVCKMYNEVEALRSIDLDFPAGKLTTLLGPSGCGKTTLLKIIAGLIPATSGEIRVNGKTVTGPGPERAFVFQDFALMPWATVMRNVAFGLELKGMGKDERQAIAAKYIAEVGLAGFENKYPHELSGGMRQRVGLARAFAVNADVLLLDEPFSAVDEQNRRKFQEDLLELVEKEKKTFIFVTHSIEEAVYCSDRIVILSRRPGRIAQIIEPEIDRSATPDAIRRDQGYLDTVEEIWQGLKRYVD
- a CDS encoding ABC transporter permease, with the protein product MTYPVQANGSSRAVPPSEASFFWRKLSEHRTALWRLASVGLFFLIWEIAGRIPISFAFPTFLETLNAFVTMTLDGSFAAAYAETLQPLVIGIAVSAVIGIGLGIVMGLSRFAEWLVAPVFIVLQAAPMAALIPLITFVYGIGLVSKTLAVIMLALPVIVLNGYKAVRNANPSLVAMCYSFQGNLWQRITKIIIPDASPVIFAGLRLGLAAGFIGVILAELLITPTGIGDLITYHRSVANYAEMYAAVVSIILVSTLTLAALEAFELRVLRPEKKRS
- a CDS encoding ABC transporter substrate-binding protein codes for the protein MLKEITRKLRDLSGVAVAVGIGLALSAPSQAEAKVRVAYGDIASVENLHLLAAFELAKERGVDIEMTYLKSEDIAAQAVVSGQADIGVGGPYALMQKVKVPVRIFLQLSTLRFYPAVNAEFYKTWKDLNGQEVAVHSRGSGTEAIMKLMEEKQGIKFSKISYIPGSEVRTGALLQGNVKATIVDSAGRRLLQEKAPGKFIILPLDGINATDEALFARQDFLDKNPKDVDIIVESVLTTWREVTKNPAVVAEWRAKYKLLPDLPADQVAEITPYFTELAEGKAFPLNGGGEAAAKDDFAFYTLSGQLQGDPKTLKVEDFWALEPLNRALAKVGTN
- a CDS encoding FadR/GntR family transcriptional regulator, which encodes MLNPAADTHLEKGIVTQLRAYLAQIELPDDGRLPPERELSTALGVSRTELRKALDVLEAEGQLWRHVGKGTFMGSRPLDTFADIAALARRSNPAEVMRARIVMEPEICRAAAFTATPEDIAEMRMCLARSRQAETWRQYEAWDTRLHRTIAEASQNTLLLGLFDTLNAVRRAVTWGRLRTEPVKPLPNHHSFAEHEAIVDAIEQRDIAAAASCMRGHLQTVERKLLDRQ
- a CDS encoding lasso peptide biosynthesis B2 protein, yielding MSSARRPAALAARWWRLRWRDRALLAEALVVISLARLALVTLPFRHVVRLAAARPTTPRADDTPAHIIGRTRWAVRAVARRVPFRAMCLEQGLTARVLLRRRGVATTLHYGVAKDREGRLAAHLWVRAGALDVIGTENADQFTLVATFPPAERAGDMFGDGHAH
- a CDS encoding ABC transporter permease; this translates as MRKEFIQLLRDRVSFAAMVSIPLLQLILFGYAINTTPRHLPTAVLAYDQSALTRAILAAIENTQYFAITHHPLNEAEAEHLLRSGQVLFVVEIPAGFERAVRRGESPALLVSADATDPVASTSALAALGRLVETSVRRERFNLDDAPEGSGLETAPPPFEFRTHPRYNPAAVTQLNIVPGLLGTILTMTMLIFTALSVTREVERGTMETLLAMPIRPVEIMVGKIAPYVMVGALQAAMILGAAVVQFQVPVVGNLVLLIVLTGLFILTNLAIGYTFSTLAQNQLQAVQMTFMYFLPNILLSGFMFPFAGMPTWAQWIAEALPLTHYLRVVRGILLKGATSADLAQSILGLSAIMIVAMVIAVTRFRQTLD
- a CDS encoding ABC transporter ATP-binding protein, producing MSARAEGEQAEVPLAAEGENDYAIDVHGLSKSFGGHRVVHDLSMRVRRGQIYGFLGPNGSGKTTTIRMLCGLLTPDEGQGTCLGMDILTEGRRIRRHVGYMTQRFSLYADLSVRENLEFVARIYGVPDAETAAEEAIAALGLQGRERQLAGSLSGGWKQRLALGACILPRPQLLLLDEPTAGVDPKARREFWAQIHDLAAEGVTVLVSTHYMDEAERCHEIAYIAYGELLAQGSVEQVVADSALHMWRVTGPDPAALARELMAVPAFELVAPFGTSVHVGGRDREALERAIAGLRGRDDLVWRADSPSLEDVFIDLINRSKGKVR
- a CDS encoding HlyD family secretion protein; translated protein: MTLPFRLPTNVVVLILTLVLFSLAALFVVSRPGGYQGYAEADFIFVGPDEAGRIVELSVDEGDVVTTGMPLFTVDADIQQANVKAAEASLGQALSQLANIKASTQRPEEVAVLEAGERRAAAALELSRLELERQKDLQSKQVSSKAALDTAQQTFNQNEASLDEVRRQIEAAKLAGRDEEIAAAEKAVDAARASLAVAQVRLDRRRMSAPVSGTLETVYFRVGELVPAGRPVVSILPPDLIKVRFFVPEPALAQFHMGRAVTVSCDGCAEPIDATVSFIASSAEYTPPVIYSLDERSKLVFLLEAKPRDPSKLRPGQPVTVEIAP
- a CDS encoding alpha/beta fold hydrolase encodes the protein MSSVAVFLPGLFAGSWIWSAQIEIMREKGYEPIVFDDPFVKFGKNNNTVPSLIRFVKDALHQYRSQEIVVFGNSMGGYIGLALASDPAFNVRQAFVSGCPGAGENVTLGLGVSRILSLDYAHKISRELFHDPSRVDPQMVETTFRAIANRQCFMMGISILRSLQKIDVREFIGGVAVDTHLIWGLHDRVTPIDPWRELALTNPFLHLHAIADAGHCPMIETPAAFNAVLERTLRKERPARPSMTSEAQPTP
- a CDS encoding c-type cytochrome, methanol metabolism-related; this encodes MPARTSAAIAAGLVLLISTALADPSGDPSAASSTDGLYSDAQGNPTYQIGKDGTVDWYTSIGYLRYTANCLQCHGPDGLGSSFAPSLTDALQSLNYSQFIDTVTNGKQNVSASQDLVMPAFGTNPNVMCFIDAIFVYLRARSDGALGRGQPANSAPRPAGYTAREDACLG